One genomic segment of Paenibacillus xylanexedens includes these proteins:
- a CDS encoding class I SAM-dependent rRNA methyltransferase → MPSVTLERSRKKRLEHAHPWIFNNEIASVDGNPEPGDLVNVLNHQGRYLATGYYNPASQITVRVVAYQPLESEQMDTAFFAARFRDCLRHRERFIQDGEAYRLVYGEADFLPGLIVDRFGSILVVQLLTLGMDRCREAIVQALIEVMQPEGIYERSDVSIRELEGLEQTKGPLYGECPRHVTVTENGLLIKVDIVEGQKTGYFFDQRENRAAIEPLMKGWGYKSGITLQTTEQDGTEQLLPVNKSGKVVTFPYWDGATVLECFSHTGSFTLNACKYGAKKVTCLDISEHAIESARTNVELNGFTDRVEFVVADAFQYLREQVKGLDERTARARAGEQKVDTSKALTAGGKTFDVVILDPPAFAKTKSAVKGACRGYKDINLQGMKLVNEGGYLVTASCSYHMRPDLFLDTIADAAEDAGKVLRLIDWKAAGKDHPQILGVDEGHYLKFAIFEVRSKKN, encoded by the coding sequence TTGCCATCAGTTACACTCGAACGCAGTCGCAAAAAGCGGCTTGAACATGCACATCCATGGATATTTAACAATGAAATTGCCTCTGTTGACGGAAACCCTGAGCCGGGAGATCTGGTCAATGTATTGAATCATCAAGGTCGCTATCTGGCGACAGGATATTACAATCCTGCATCTCAGATCACTGTAAGGGTTGTAGCTTATCAACCGTTGGAGTCCGAACAGATGGACACCGCGTTCTTTGCAGCACGTTTCCGCGATTGCTTGCGTCATCGGGAACGTTTTATCCAGGATGGAGAGGCATACCGTCTCGTTTACGGAGAAGCTGATTTTCTGCCAGGATTGATCGTTGATCGATTCGGCAGCATCCTCGTTGTACAGTTGCTTACACTTGGCATGGATCGTTGCCGTGAAGCGATTGTACAGGCACTCATTGAAGTAATGCAGCCGGAAGGCATATATGAGCGCAGTGATGTCTCAATTCGTGAACTCGAAGGTTTGGAGCAGACCAAAGGTCCGCTGTACGGAGAGTGCCCACGACATGTCACCGTTACAGAGAATGGACTTCTCATTAAAGTGGATATCGTGGAAGGACAGAAAACAGGTTACTTCTTCGACCAACGTGAGAATCGTGCAGCCATAGAACCGCTCATGAAAGGTTGGGGCTACAAGAGTGGAATTACACTTCAAACGACCGAGCAGGATGGCACAGAGCAGCTCTTGCCTGTGAATAAAAGCGGTAAGGTAGTTACATTCCCTTATTGGGACGGTGCTACTGTACTGGAGTGTTTCTCACACACGGGCAGCTTTACGTTGAATGCTTGCAAGTATGGAGCTAAAAAAGTGACTTGTCTTGATATTTCGGAGCATGCCATTGAGAGTGCACGAACAAATGTGGAGCTGAACGGTTTTACCGACCGGGTCGAATTTGTAGTTGCTGACGCATTCCAGTACTTGCGTGAACAAGTGAAAGGACTGGATGAACGTACTGCACGTGCGCGTGCTGGCGAACAAAAAGTAGATACATCCAAGGCGCTTACAGCTGGCGGTAAAACATTCGATGTCGTTATCCTCGATCCCCCGGCGTTTGCCAAAACAAAATCAGCAGTCAAAGGTGCATGCCGTGGATATAAGGATATCAACCTGCAAGGAATGAAACTGGTCAATGAGGGCGGATATTTGGTAACAGCAAGCTGTTCGTATCATATGCGTCCAGACCTCTTCCTGGATACGATTGCGGATGCAGCAGAAGATGCAGGCAAAGTGCTTCGTCTGATCGACTGGAAAGCAGCCGGTAAGGATCACCCGCAAATTTTGGGCGTGGATGAAGGACATTACCTGAAATTTGCTATTTTCGAAGTGCGCAGTAAAAAGAATTAA